Proteins from a genomic interval of Desulfurobacterium sp. TC5-1:
- a CDS encoding site-specific integrase, giving the protein MGAKVKEFRDYLKGEGYSENSIATYVRAVEKFYLFLKFYGFKERSFDEDKLVSFLSSTYKTAGSLKTALSGIRKYLHFAFDFKLTISVNVEEDFKDFVLIKKEKLKEFFERAMKSRKQGIRAALIMMLYLGLKPSEIAKLKRFSLKYIDKVPAIDEGRIKRLLIDREVVEVLKELEKDGIVSLSVNPQSLKVTFFKITGKDFSLSDFKENYAYRLIEKGLPVDIVVEFSGLSLDRVSYLHRFFTLKSKQEIIGEKLADL; this is encoded by the coding sequence GTGGGTGCGAAGGTAAAGGAATTCAGGGATTATCTGAAAGGGGAAGGGTACTCTGAGAATTCAATAGCTACTTATGTTAGAGCGGTTGAGAAGTTTTACCTGTTTTTAAAGTTTTACGGGTTTAAAGAGAGGAGTTTTGACGAGGATAAGTTGGTTTCTTTTTTATCTTCCACGTATAAGACGGCAGGGAGTCTGAAAACGGCACTTTCCGGGATAAGAAAGTACCTGCACTTTGCCTTTGACTTTAAATTAACGATTTCCGTTAACGTAGAGGAAGACTTCAAGGATTTTGTTCTGATTAAGAAGGAGAAGCTGAAAGAATTTTTTGAAAGAGCAATGAAAAGTAGAAAACAGGGGATAAGAGCTGCCCTTATTATGATGCTCTATCTTGGCTTGAAACCTTCAGAGATAGCAAAGCTAAAAAGATTTTCCCTTAAGTATATTGATAAAGTTCCTGCTATTGATGAAGGCAGGATTAAGAGGTTGTTGATAGATAGAGAAGTTGTGGAAGTGCTAAAAGAGCTTGAGAAGGACGGTATTGTTTCTCTTTCAGTAAATCCGCAGAGTTTGAAAGTAACGTTTTTTAAGATAACCGGGAAAGACTTTTCTCTCAGCGATTTTAAGGAGAATTACGCTTATAGACTTATAGAAAAGGGGCTTCCGGTTGATATCGTTGTTGAATTTTCAGGACTCTCTTTAGATAGGGTTTCCTACCTCCACCGCTTTTTCACTCTCAAGAGCAAACAGGAGATTATCGGCGAAAAGCTTGCAGATCTTTGA
- a CDS encoding segregation/condensation protein A, whose protein sequence is MYRVDLELFEGPLDLLIYLIKKKEVSIYDIPISEITEEFLHYIETMKELNIPLASEFIVMAATLAKIKSEMLIPREDDYDPRKAIVQAIEEYLKIKKGVKKLEELENLQSEMFPNNTADIVFQFQDKIKIANTAEDLKETFLNLLEKKDIDEGTKLSLNSERFKVSTKIEKLRRLLKKREVIRFSELMEESICKLEVVVYFLAILELCKIGEAAVCQQDGDIIISKICKLFADNLLFALESEKAVEVGNPI, encoded by the coding sequence ATGTATCGGGTTGACCTTGAACTTTTCGAAGGGCCCCTTGATCTTCTAATCTACCTCATAAAGAAAAAAGAAGTGAGCATTTACGACATTCCTATTTCTGAAATAACGGAAGAGTTCCTGCATTACATAGAAACGATGAAAGAACTTAACATTCCGTTAGCTTCAGAATTTATCGTAATGGCAGCGACGCTGGCAAAAATAAAGTCAGAAATGCTCATTCCAAGAGAGGATGATTACGACCCACGAAAGGCCATTGTCCAGGCAATAGAGGAATATCTAAAGATAAAAAAAGGTGTTAAAAAGTTAGAAGAGTTGGAGAATCTTCAGTCAGAAATGTTCCCAAACAATACCGCCGACATTGTATTTCAATTTCAGGATAAAATCAAAATAGCCAATACGGCAGAGGATCTTAAAGAGACATTTCTGAACCTCCTTGAAAAGAAAGATATAGATGAAGGGACAAAGTTATCACTAAACAGCGAGCGATTTAAAGTATCAACAAAGATAGAAAAGCTACGAAGACTCCTTAAAAAACGGGAAGTAATCAGGTTTTCTGAACTTATGGAAGAATCTATATGTAAACTTGAAGTTGTAGTTTACTTCTTAGCTATACTTGAACTGTGCAAAATAGGCGAAGCAGCAGTATGTCAACAAGATGGAGACATTATCATTTCAAAGATCTGCAAGCTTTTCGCCGATAATCTCCTGTTTGCTCTTGAGAGTGAAAAAGCGGTGGAGGTAGGAAACCCTATCTAA
- a CDS encoding CBS domain-containing protein — MPIKDIMIKKVITIDIEDPIEYAVKRMEEKNVGSLVVMDGDKPVGIVTDRDIAIRALGKPPDTPVKSVMTPELITITSDSGFFTLTKKFRDYGIRRVVVVDKKGRLEGIISIDDVLEVLVTEFANLVGAIRS, encoded by the coding sequence ATGCCAATAAAGGATATCATGATAAAGAAAGTCATAACCATTGATATAGAAGATCCTATTGAATACGCAGTAAAAAGGATGGAAGAGAAAAACGTTGGAAGCTTAGTAGTAATGGACGGAGACAAACCTGTTGGAATCGTGACAGACAGAGATATAGCGATAAGGGCTCTTGGAAAACCTCCCGATACACCTGTAAAGTCAGTCATGACTCCTGAACTGATAACAATAACTTCTGATAGTGGATTTTTCACGTTGACAAAAAAATTCAGGGATTACGGCATTAGAAGAGTTGTTGTTGTTGACAAAAAAGGGAGGTTAGAAGGTATAATTTCAATTGACGATGTTCTTGAAGTTTTAGTAACTGAGTTCGCCAATCTCGTCGGTGCAATAAGGAGCTAA
- the mraY gene encoding phospho-N-acetylmuramoyl-pentapeptide-transferase: MFYGLFYKLLGINIFKYITFRLVYATITAILAGFFIYPKLKKFLNHLQFEQAIKEYMPENHKKKHVPTMGGVLIISAFLISVLLWNKWNNLFVWLAIMAICGFGLIGFVDDYIKAKLKNPEGLSEKRKFLSQIIVALAISVILYASDFSTVLYFPVFKNLHMDLGVFFIIWSVIVIVGSSNAVNLTDGLDGLAIGPVITTSLVLLVYAYVAGNVKFSSYLHLPYVAGAGELSIVCGAVIGASLVFLWFNAYPAEVFMGDVGSLALGALLGTVAVIIKQEFILAIAGGIFVLETLSVIIQRYYFKYTRKKFGQGKRIFLMAPLHHHFEKKGWEEPKITVRFWIISILLALLSLSFLKIR, encoded by the coding sequence ATGTTTTACGGTCTTTTTTATAAATTACTTGGTATTAATATCTTTAAGTACATAACCTTCAGATTAGTATATGCAACTATCACGGCTATTCTTGCAGGCTTCTTTATATATCCAAAACTAAAGAAATTTCTTAATCATCTTCAATTTGAACAGGCGATTAAAGAGTACATGCCTGAGAATCACAAGAAAAAACACGTTCCTACAATGGGCGGAGTTCTAATAATTTCAGCTTTTCTTATATCAGTACTTTTGTGGAACAAGTGGAACAACCTTTTCGTCTGGCTTGCGATAATGGCAATATGTGGATTTGGTCTAATAGGTTTTGTTGACGATTATATAAAGGCTAAATTGAAGAATCCAGAAGGACTGTCAGAAAAGAGAAAATTTCTTTCACAGATTATAGTTGCCCTTGCAATATCTGTGATTCTCTACGCTTCTGATTTTTCAACGGTTCTCTACTTTCCGGTATTTAAAAATCTTCACATGGATCTTGGAGTGTTTTTCATCATCTGGTCTGTTATAGTGATTGTTGGATCTTCAAATGCAGTTAATCTTACGGACGGTCTCGACGGTCTTGCGATAGGTCCCGTTATTACAACTTCCCTGGTACTTCTTGTCTATGCTTACGTTGCCGGTAACGTGAAGTTTTCCTCTTACCTTCACCTTCCGTATGTTGCTGGTGCTGGAGAGCTTTCTATAGTTTGTGGTGCCGTTATTGGCGCATCTCTTGTTTTTCTCTGGTTTAACGCCTATCCTGCGGAAGTCTTTATGGGTGACGTTGGCTCCCTTGCACTTGGGGCACTCCTTGGAACTGTGGCGGTTATCATTAAGCAGGAATTTATTCTTGCTATTGCAGGCGGTATTTTTGTTTTAGAAACACTCTCTGTGATTATTCAGAGGTATTACTTCAAGTACACGAGAAAAAAGTTTGGACAGGGAAAGAGAATCTTTCTCATGGCACCTCTTCATCACCATTTTGAGAAGAAAGGATGGGAAGAGCCAAAAATTACTGTGCGTTTCTGGATAATATCTATACTTCTTGCCCTGCTTTCCTTGAGTTTTCTGAAGATAAGATAG
- a CDS encoding TraR/DksA family transcriptional regulator, which produces MKGNQCLTKEQLQEFKKILEEKKRELIEDIKRGILEEASAEREVGDLVDMSTEEILRTFEMRIRDREAKYLKKIEKALQKIEEGTYGICEECGKCISYERLKLRPVAELCINCKLKQEKLERKFGEE; this is translated from the coding sequence ATGAAAGGGAACCAGTGCCTGACTAAAGAGCAACTTCAGGAGTTCAAGAAAATACTTGAAGAGAAAAAAAGGGAATTAATTGAGGATATCAAGAGAGGTATCCTTGAAGAGGCAAGTGCAGAAAGGGAAGTCGGCGATCTTGTTGATATGTCGACAGAGGAGATTTTAAGAACGTTCGAAATGAGAATAAGGGACAGGGAAGCCAAGTATCTTAAGAAGATAGAGAAGGCTCTTCAGAAAATAGAAGAGGGAACTTACGGTATTTGTGAAGAGTGCGGTAAGTGTATATCTTATGAAAGATTGAAACTGCGGCCTGTCGCAGAGCTATGCATAAACTGCAAATTGAAACAGGAAAAGCTTGAAAGAAAGTTTGGAGAAGAGTAA
- the speD gene encoding adenosylmethionine decarboxylase: MAKTLGVHIVADLYGCDPEILKSADRMAEIFEGAVREAKLNKLSSHFHQFYPYGATGVIVISESHLSFHTWPEHGYVAIDVYTCGAHELAFKAFDYIVEKLKPSRVEKDVHFRGVIDESEEVEFASACSLEA; encoded by the coding sequence ATGGCCAAGACTCTCGGCGTCCACATTGTAGCTGACCTTTACGGTTGCGATCCGGAAATCCTCAAATCTGCCGACAGAATGGCTGAAATTTTTGAGGGTGCTGTAAGAGAAGCGAAACTGAACAAACTGTCTTCTCACTTTCATCAGTTTTACCCCTACGGTGCAACAGGGGTAATTGTGATCTCAGAGTCTCACCTTTCTTTCCACACATGGCCTGAACACGGATACGTAGCGATAGACGTTTACACATGCGGGGCACACGAACTTGCCTTTAAGGCTTTTGACTACATCGTAGAAAAGCTCAAGCCCTCAAGAGTGGAAAAAGACGTTCACTTTAGAGGGGTGATTGATGAAAGTGAGGAGGTGGAATTCGCATCCGCCTGCTCGTTGGAGGCATAA
- a CDS encoding metal-dependent transcriptional regulator, with translation MKKENRLAPRLEDYLETIYLLEKENGVARVKEIAKKRNVKMPTVTEVLKRLSERGYVNYEPYGLVRTTEKGRKYAEELFEKHKILEEFMRVVLHLPDEMAEEEGCLLEHHLSATTISRIGKLTKFLKEKGLIDEIGDEY, from the coding sequence ATGAAAAAGGAAAACAGATTAGCACCGAGGCTGGAAGATTATCTTGAAACGATCTATCTCCTTGAGAAGGAAAATGGAGTAGCAAGGGTAAAGGAGATAGCAAAAAAGCGGAACGTTAAGATGCCAACGGTCACAGAAGTTCTGAAGAGACTTTCCGAAAGAGGTTATGTAAACTATGAGCCTTATGGACTTGTGAGAACTACGGAAAAAGGGAGAAAGTACGCAGAGGAACTTTTTGAGAAGCATAAGATTCTTGAGGAGTTTATGAGAGTTGTTCTTCATCTTCCTGACGAGATGGCTGAAGAGGAAGGGTGTCTGCTTGAGCACCATCTTAGTGCTACCACTATCAGCAGAATAGGGAAACTCACCAAATTTCTCAAAGAGAAAGGGTTAATAGATGAAATTGGAGATGAATATTGA
- the mqnE gene encoding aminofutalosine synthase MqnE, whose protein sequence is MKLEMNIEPFIEDKALFPVYEKVMSGERISFEDGVKLFESDDILTIGKLASIVNERKNGKLVYFVVNRHVNPTNICIGNCKFCAFRKNKGEQGAYELSIEEVVEKVKEHVDKGITEIHIVGGLHPDWNYDYYIKMIKAVHEAFPSLHIQAFTAEEIDHLAKIGKKSIEEVLSDLVMAGLGSLPAGGAEVFKETLRKKLCPEKLSSSRYIEIHKTAHRFGLKSNASILYGHVETVEDRVDHLIRLREAQDETGGFQAFLSFAYHPDNTQLGGKPTTGFDDLKMLAVARLMLDNFPHIRAFWIMLGEKLAQTSLFFGVDDLDGTVIEEEITHSAGANTGSYMPKSRLIKLIKEAGRIPVERDTVYNVVNVYL, encoded by the coding sequence ATGAAATTGGAGATGAATATTGAGCCTTTTATAGAGGATAAAGCCCTTTTTCCTGTCTATGAAAAGGTAATGTCAGGTGAAAGGATATCTTTTGAAGATGGTGTCAAGCTGTTTGAAAGCGATGATATCCTTACGATAGGGAAACTTGCCTCTATCGTGAACGAAAGAAAAAATGGAAAGCTTGTCTATTTTGTTGTTAACAGACACGTTAATCCGACCAATATCTGTATAGGAAACTGTAAATTTTGCGCTTTCAGAAAGAATAAAGGAGAACAGGGGGCTTACGAGCTCTCCATAGAAGAAGTTGTTGAGAAAGTGAAAGAACATGTTGATAAGGGAATAACTGAAATTCACATTGTTGGAGGATTACACCCCGATTGGAACTATGACTACTATATAAAAATGATAAAGGCAGTTCACGAGGCTTTTCCGTCTCTTCACATTCAGGCTTTTACAGCTGAAGAGATAGACCATCTTGCAAAGATAGGGAAGAAGAGCATTGAAGAGGTTCTTTCTGATCTTGTGATGGCAGGTCTTGGTTCTCTTCCGGCAGGTGGTGCGGAGGTTTTTAAGGAAACACTGCGAAAGAAGTTGTGTCCCGAAAAGCTTTCCTCTTCCCGTTACATAGAGATTCATAAAACTGCCCATAGGTTTGGATTAAAGAGTAACGCTTCCATACTTTACGGTCACGTTGAAACGGTGGAAGATAGGGTTGACCACCTTATTAGACTGAGAGAAGCCCAGGATGAAACGGGCGGATTTCAGGCTTTTCTATCGTTTGCGTACCATCCTGACAATACGCAGCTTGGTGGAAAGCCCACTACAGGTTTTGATGATTTAAAGATGCTTGCCGTTGCACGGCTTATGCTTGATAACTTTCCCCACATAAGAGCCTTCTGGATAATGTTAGGAGAAAAGCTTGCCCAAACTTCTCTCTTTTTTGGTGTAGATGATCTTGATGGGACAGTTATAGAAGAAGAGATAACGCATTCAGCAGGGGCAAATACCGGAAGTTACATGCCAAAAAGCAGGCTTATAAAACTTATTAAAGAAGCTGGCAGGATTCCCGTTGAGAGGGATACAGTTTATAATGTTGTCAATGTTTATCTGTGA
- the mqnE gene encoding aminofutalosine synthase MqnE has protein sequence MEAFSFIKDKNLYSIAEKVFSGERLSFADGLKLFESNDLNAIGILASYANEKKNGDKVYFNVNVHITPTNICVGTCKFCAFRKNKGDENAYELSIDRILEKMRNMNLSGVTEVHIVGGLHPEWGFDYYLEMVKRIKEEFPEIQIKAFTAEEIKHIAGKGGKSIEDTLISLKEAGLSSMPGGGGEIFDEEIRQKLCPDKISGEEYLNIHKTAHRLGIKTNATMLFGHVETYAHRVDHLIKLREAQDETGGFQAFIPLAFHPVNTEIEGADYTTGVDEIKTLAISRLMLDNFLHIKAYWIMLGEKISQMSLFYGVDDLDGTVVEEEITQAAGARAGEYMPKSRLVRLIKEAGKTPVERDSLYNVIKVY, from the coding sequence ATGGAAGCATTTTCTTTCATAAAGGATAAAAATCTCTATTCAATTGCTGAAAAGGTTTTTTCTGGAGAAAGGCTCTCTTTTGCAGATGGTTTAAAGCTTTTTGAAAGTAACGATTTAAACGCAATTGGCATCCTCGCATCTTACGCAAATGAGAAAAAAAATGGGGATAAGGTCTATTTTAACGTTAATGTTCACATAACACCGACAAACATCTGTGTTGGAACGTGTAAGTTCTGTGCCTTTCGTAAGAATAAAGGTGATGAAAATGCTTACGAGCTTTCGATAGATAGAATTCTTGAAAAGATGAGAAACATGAATCTATCCGGTGTTACTGAAGTTCATATTGTTGGCGGGCTTCATCCTGAATGGGGATTTGACTATTACCTTGAAATGGTTAAAAGGATTAAAGAGGAATTTCCTGAAATTCAGATAAAGGCTTTCACTGCTGAAGAAATTAAGCATATAGCAGGGAAAGGTGGAAAAAGTATAGAAGATACACTTATATCTTTGAAAGAAGCAGGACTTTCATCGATGCCAGGAGGAGGCGGAGAAATATTTGACGAAGAGATAAGACAGAAATTGTGTCCTGATAAGATTTCTGGTGAGGAGTATTTAAACATACATAAAACTGCTCATAGATTAGGTATAAAGACCAATGCAACGATGCTTTTTGGTCATGTTGAGACCTATGCCCACAGGGTTGACCACCTTATCAAACTGAGGGAAGCTCAGGATGAAACGGGCGGATTTCAGGCGTTTATTCCTCTGGCTTTCCATCCTGTGAATACAGAGATAGAGGGGGCAGATTACACTACAGGTGTTGATGAGATAAAAACGCTTGCCATATCAAGGCTTATGCTGGACAATTTTCTCCACATAAAGGCTTACTGGATAATGCTTGGCGAGAAAATATCTCAAATGTCACTCTTTTACGGTGTTGATGACCTTGACGGGACGGTTGTAGAGGAGGAGATAACGCAGGCTGCCGGTGCCAGAGCTGGTGAGTACATGCCAAAATCAAGATTGGTAAGGTTGATAAAAGAAGCGGGAAAAACGCCTGTGGAGAGAGATTCTCTATACAACGTTATAAAAGTATATTGA
- the purD gene encoding phosphoribosylamine--glycine ligase, with product MKVLVVGSGGREHALTWKISKSDRVKEIFAIPGNPGIAQIAKCIKIDPADIKAIADFAEKEKIDLTVVGPEAPLVAGIVDEFESRGLKIFGPSKEAARLEGSKAFSKEMMKAFGVPTAEFKIFDNPEEAKSYIKEKGAPIVVKADGLAAGKGVVVAQTIEEALEAIDRIMVDKVFGDAGNRVVVEECLKGEEASYLVISDGERYIPLAPAQDHKAVFDGDKGPNTGGMGAYSPAPVLSPELEEEVKRKVIEPMLKGMAARGTPFKGILYAGIMVTENKGIQVLEFNVRFGDPEAQVILRRMKTDLIELCERTIEGNLIEEIEWDERTAICVVLASRGYPGKYEKGKEITGIEEAEKIDDVVVFHAGTAIKDGKLVTNGGRVLNVTAMGKDIREAMDNVYAAVNRIHFEGMHYRKDIGAKALKER from the coding sequence ATGAAGGTTCTTGTAGTAGGTTCCGGTGGTAGAGAGCACGCTCTTACCTGGAAGATATCAAAAAGCGACCGTGTTAAAGAGATTTTCGCAATCCCTGGAAACCCTGGAATAGCACAGATAGCCAAATGCATAAAGATAGACCCTGCTGACATTAAAGCCATTGCTGATTTTGCTGAAAAAGAGAAGATAGACCTTACTGTCGTTGGCCCGGAAGCTCCTTTAGTTGCCGGCATCGTTGATGAATTTGAATCAAGAGGATTAAAGATATTTGGTCCTTCAAAAGAGGCGGCAAGACTCGAAGGGAGCAAAGCCTTCTCAAAAGAGATGATGAAGGCGTTCGGCGTTCCAACTGCAGAATTTAAAATCTTTGATAATCCAGAAGAAGCAAAATCCTACATAAAAGAAAAAGGCGCTCCTATCGTGGTAAAGGCTGATGGGCTTGCAGCCGGTAAAGGTGTAGTCGTTGCCCAAACTATCGAAGAGGCACTTGAAGCCATAGATAGGATAATGGTGGACAAAGTGTTTGGAGACGCAGGCAACAGAGTTGTTGTAGAAGAGTGCCTCAAAGGTGAAGAGGCTTCATACCTTGTAATAAGCGACGGAGAACGCTACATACCCCTTGCCCCTGCACAGGACCATAAAGCAGTCTTTGACGGCGACAAAGGACCAAACACTGGCGGAATGGGGGCATACTCTCCGGCGCCTGTTCTATCACCAGAACTTGAAGAGGAAGTGAAAAGGAAAGTAATAGAACCTATGCTAAAAGGAATGGCAGCAAGGGGAACACCATTTAAAGGAATACTCTATGCAGGAATAATGGTTACAGAGAACAAAGGCATTCAGGTTCTCGAATTTAACGTCCGATTTGGCGATCCTGAAGCACAGGTTATCTTGAGAAGAATGAAAACAGATCTGATTGAACTGTGTGAAAGAACAATCGAAGGTAACTTGATAGAGGAGATCGAGTGGGACGAAAGAACCGCCATATGTGTTGTTCTTGCTTCCAGAGGATATCCCGGAAAATACGAAAAAGGTAAAGAGATAACAGGCATAGAAGAGGCAGAAAAGATTGACGACGTTGTTGTATTCCACGCAGGAACAGCTATAAAAGACGGAAAATTGGTAACAAACGGAGGAAGAGTTCTAAACGTCACAGCTATGGGGAAAGACATCAGGGAAGCCATGGACAACGTTTACGCAGCAGTAAACAGAATACACTTTGAAGGAATGCACTATAGAAAAGATATAGGCGCAAAAGCTCTTAAAGAGAGGTAG
- the hisG gene encoding ATP phosphoribosyltransferase, which yields MKREKLTFALPKGRLLKDAVKLLSEVGIDASSTLEKTRKLIFESDEFKFILVKPMDVPTYVYYGAADLGIAGKDVIDEKGLEVYEPLDLKFGFCRLCVAEPVDIAEPYDIEKLSFIKVATKFPRITDKYFRSRGVHPEIIELYGSVEIAPLLGLSERIVDLVQTGTTLKANGLREVDTILISTARLIVNRASLKTKYDKVKPIIDAIKRCI from the coding sequence ATGAAAAGAGAAAAGCTGACGTTTGCCCTACCAAAAGGAAGATTGTTGAAAGATGCTGTTAAGTTACTTTCAGAAGTTGGTATTGACGCTTCGTCAACCCTTGAGAAGACACGTAAACTTATCTTTGAAAGTGACGAATTCAAGTTTATCCTGGTTAAGCCCATGGATGTTCCAACCTACGTCTATTACGGAGCGGCAGATCTTGGTATAGCGGGTAAGGACGTTATAGATGAGAAAGGGCTGGAAGTGTATGAGCCTCTTGATTTAAAGTTTGGTTTTTGTCGTCTGTGTGTTGCGGAACCTGTTGATATTGCGGAACCTTACGATATTGAGAAACTTTCTTTTATAAAGGTGGCTACAAAATTTCCAAGAATAACCGATAAATATTTCAGAAGCAGAGGTGTTCATCCAGAGATTATTGAGCTTTACGGTTCTGTTGAAATAGCACCGCTGCTTGGTTTGAGTGAGCGGATAGTTGACCTTGTTCAGACGGGAACAACTTTAAAAGCCAATGGCCTCAGAGAAGTTGATACCATATTGATATCAACGGCAAGGCTCATAGTGAACAGAGCCAGTTTAAAGACAAAGTATGACAAGGTTAAACCGATTATCGATGCTATTAAAAGGTGTATTTAA
- a CDS encoding class I SAM-dependent methyltransferase: MDYTVIGNSPVNYLYIPERLREVENKKYHQEDTFKVLPNTTFYIVSNYLKKNSVVLDVGCSSGYFGKFLIDTLGAKVYGVDIDEKGLSIAKERGYSDVYKIDLDNDIETFGFVLDDVKPDYILCLDVVEHLKTASFFMKKLLRFLKKNDSELIVSIPNIGHIDIIYNLLMGRFNYSLLGILDNTHLRFFTRSSFKEWIKLIAEDVGLELDVCLIGKTEAPFCLNEKEKNFNKDISRLQHMAKRVNNDDLFTVQFVFSIKKRV, translated from the coding sequence GTGGATTACACGGTTATTGGAAATTCGCCTGTTAACTATCTTTACATTCCTGAACGTTTGCGGGAAGTGGAAAATAAGAAATATCATCAAGAAGATACCTTTAAAGTCCTGCCTAATACAACGTTTTACATTGTTTCAAATTATCTTAAAAAGAATTCTGTTGTTCTCGATGTTGGGTGTTCTTCAGGATATTTTGGTAAGTTCCTCATAGACACTTTAGGTGCAAAGGTTTATGGGGTTGATATTGATGAGAAAGGCTTATCCATTGCAAAGGAAAGAGGTTACTCCGATGTTTACAAAATAGATTTGGATAATGATATTGAGACTTTTGGGTTCGTATTGGATGATGTTAAGCCAGATTACATATTGTGTCTTGATGTTGTTGAACATTTAAAAACCGCAAGCTTTTTCATGAAAAAGCTACTAAGATTCTTGAAGAAAAATGATTCAGAGTTAATTGTGAGTATTCCGAATATTGGTCATATAGATATCATTTACAATCTGCTTATGGGAAGGTTTAACTATTCTTTACTGGGAATTCTTGATAATACACATTTAAGATTTTTCACGAGAAGCTCATTTAAAGAATGGATAAAATTGATAGCAGAGGATGTCGGCTTGGAGTTAGACGTTTGTTTGATCGGAAAGACAGAAGCTCCATTTTGCTTAAACGAAAAGGAAAAAAATTTTAATAAAGACATATCGAGACTGCAACATATGGCAAAAAGAGTTAATAACGATGACCTTTTTACGGTTCAATTTGTTTTTTCCATAAAAAAGAGGGTGTAA